The following are encoded in a window of Platichthys flesus chromosome 19, fPlaFle2.1, whole genome shotgun sequence genomic DNA:
- the pax8 gene encoding paired box protein Pax-8 isoform X3 — MFVNGRPLPEVIRQRIVDMAHQGVRPCDISRQLRVSHGCVSKILGRYYETGSIKPGVIGGSKPKVATPKVVDKIADYKRQNPTMFAWEIRDRLLAEGVCDGDTVPSVSSINRIIRTKVQQPFNLPLDGKGLSPGQTLIPSSAVTPPESPQSDSLGSTYSISGLLGIPHPSAEGKRSHDDSDQDSCRHSVDSQGSGGVPRKQMRLDHFSAASQHLDCGFDRHHYPPDSFGSASGSKAEQTLYPLSLLNGSLDEAKTSLSASSSTIGRNLAHQGYTMVTEPLQSLPLCLKQEMSPEVTSTSPSPNMAASNLAFLELQALQKPVSLSGSSCSSNHFPNAFNSFSHHAPVYGQFSSQSVISGRDMVSSTLPGYPPHIPSPAQTGYSSSAITGMVAAGADYTGQSYTHSPYTSYSEAWRFTNSSILGSPYYYSSASRTAPPPSSAYDHL; from the exons ATGTTTGTTAATGGCCGACCACTTCCGGAGGTGATCCGGCAACGCATTGTGGACATGGCCCACCAGGGGGTTCGGCCCTGTGACATCTCCCGGCAGCTCAGAGTCAGCCATGGCTGCGTCAGCAAGATCCTGGGACG CTACTACGAGACAGGAAGCATCAAGCCTGGTGTGATTGGCGGCTCCAAGCCCAAGGTGGCCACCCCGAAAGTTGTGGACAAGATCGCCGATTACAAGAGGCAGAACCCCACCATGTTCGCCTGGGAGATCAGGGACCGGCTGCTGGCAGAGGGAGTGTGTGACGGCGACACGGTGCCCAGCGTGAGCTCCATTAACAG aaTAATACGAACTAAAGTCCAACAGCCGTTCAACCTGCCTCTCGATGGAAAAGGCCTGAGTCCCGGACAAACCTTAA TCCCCAGTTCAGCGGTCACCCCTCCCGAATCTCCTCAGTCCGACTCCCTGGGCTCCACCTACTCCATCAGCGGCCTGCTGGGTATCCCTCATCCCAGCGCCGAGGGCAAGAGGAGCCACGATGACA GTGACCAGGACAGCTGCCGGCACAGCGTGGACTCTCAGGGCAGTGGCGGCGTCCCGAGGAAACAGATGAGGCTGGATCACTTCTCAGCCGCCTCGCAACATCTGGACTGCGGGTTCGATCGTCACCACTACCCGCCGGACTCATTCGGCTCGGCCTCCGGCAGCAAGGCAGAGCAG ACTTTGTACCCGCTGTCCCTGCTCAACGGCAGCCTCGACGAGGCCAAGACCAGCCTCTCGGCATCCAGCTCCACCATTGGACGGAATCTGGCGCATCAGGGCTACACCATGGTGACCG AGCCCCTTCAGTCCCTGCCGCTCTGTCTAAAACAGGAAATGTCCCCAGAGGTGACCAGCACGAGCCCATCGccaaacatggcggcctccaacCTGGCGTTCCTGGAGCTGCAGGCGCTGCAGAAACCTGTTTCTCtcagcggcagcagctgcagctccaacCATTTCCCCAATGCATTCAACTCAttctcccatcatgcaccagTGTACGGGCAGTTCAGCAGCCAGTCTGTCATCTCAG gacgTGACATGGTGAGCTCCACGCTGCCAGGTTACCCACCTCACATCCCGTCCCCTGCACAGACAGGATACTCCTCCTCTGCCATCACAGGCATGGTCGCAG CAGGTGCAGACTACACCGGTCAGTCCTACACCCATTCCCCCTACACCTCGTACAGTGAGGCCTGGAGGTTCACTAACTCCAGCATACTGG GTTCCCCCTATTACTACAGCTCAGCCTCCCGCACAGCCCCACCACCTTCATCCGCCTACGACCACCTCTAG
- the pax8 gene encoding paired box protein Pax-8 isoform X2, with product MLRDMSSHSGRGGMFVNGRPLPEVIRQRIVDMAHQGVRPCDISRQLRVSHGCVSKILGRYYETGSIKPGVIGGSKPKVATPKVVDKIADYKRQNPTMFAWEIRDRLLAEGVCDGDTVPSVSSINRIIRTKVQQPFNLPLDGKGLSPGQTLIPSSAVTPPESPQSDSLGSTYSISGLLGIPHPSAEGKRSHDDSDQDSCRHSVDSQGSGGVPRKQMRLDHFSAASQHLDCGFDRHHYPPDSFGSASGSKAEQTLYPLSLLNGSLDEAKTSLSASSSTIGRNLAHQGYTMVTEPLQSLPLCLKQEMSPEVTSTSPSPNMAASNLAFLELQALQKPVSLSGSSCSSNHFPNAFNSFSHHAPVYGQFSSQSVISGRDMVSSTLPGYPPHIPSPAQTGYSSSAITGMVAAGADYTGQSYTHSPYTSYSEAWRFTNSSILGSPYYYSSASRTAPPPSSAYDHL from the exons ATGCTCAGGGATATGTCCAGCCACTCTGGAAGAG GCGGAATGTTTGTTAATGGCCGACCACTTCCGGAGGTGATCCGGCAACGCATTGTGGACATGGCCCACCAGGGGGTTCGGCCCTGTGACATCTCCCGGCAGCTCAGAGTCAGCCATGGCTGCGTCAGCAAGATCCTGGGACG CTACTACGAGACAGGAAGCATCAAGCCTGGTGTGATTGGCGGCTCCAAGCCCAAGGTGGCCACCCCGAAAGTTGTGGACAAGATCGCCGATTACAAGAGGCAGAACCCCACCATGTTCGCCTGGGAGATCAGGGACCGGCTGCTGGCAGAGGGAGTGTGTGACGGCGACACGGTGCCCAGCGTGAGCTCCATTAACAG aaTAATACGAACTAAAGTCCAACAGCCGTTCAACCTGCCTCTCGATGGAAAAGGCCTGAGTCCCGGACAAACCTTAA TCCCCAGTTCAGCGGTCACCCCTCCCGAATCTCCTCAGTCCGACTCCCTGGGCTCCACCTACTCCATCAGCGGCCTGCTGGGTATCCCTCATCCCAGCGCCGAGGGCAAGAGGAGCCACGATGACA GTGACCAGGACAGCTGCCGGCACAGCGTGGACTCTCAGGGCAGTGGCGGCGTCCCGAGGAAACAGATGAGGCTGGATCACTTCTCAGCCGCCTCGCAACATCTGGACTGCGGGTTCGATCGTCACCACTACCCGCCGGACTCATTCGGCTCGGCCTCCGGCAGCAAGGCAGAGCAG ACTTTGTACCCGCTGTCCCTGCTCAACGGCAGCCTCGACGAGGCCAAGACCAGCCTCTCGGCATCCAGCTCCACCATTGGACGGAATCTGGCGCATCAGGGCTACACCATGGTGACCG AGCCCCTTCAGTCCCTGCCGCTCTGTCTAAAACAGGAAATGTCCCCAGAGGTGACCAGCACGAGCCCATCGccaaacatggcggcctccaacCTGGCGTTCCTGGAGCTGCAGGCGCTGCAGAAACCTGTTTCTCtcagcggcagcagctgcagctccaacCATTTCCCCAATGCATTCAACTCAttctcccatcatgcaccagTGTACGGGCAGTTCAGCAGCCAGTCTGTCATCTCAG gacgTGACATGGTGAGCTCCACGCTGCCAGGTTACCCACCTCACATCCCGTCCCCTGCACAGACAGGATACTCCTCCTCTGCCATCACAGGCATGGTCGCAG CAGGTGCAGACTACACCGGTCAGTCCTACACCCATTCCCCCTACACCTCGTACAGTGAGGCCTGGAGGTTCACTAACTCCAGCATACTGG GTTCCCCCTATTACTACAGCTCAGCCTCCCGCACAGCCCCACCACCTTCATCCGCCTACGACCACCTCTAG
- the pax8 gene encoding paired box protein Pax-8 isoform X1: MLRDMSSHSGRGHGGLNQLGGMFVNGRPLPEVIRQRIVDMAHQGVRPCDISRQLRVSHGCVSKILGRYYETGSIKPGVIGGSKPKVATPKVVDKIADYKRQNPTMFAWEIRDRLLAEGVCDGDTVPSVSSINRIIRTKVQQPFNLPLDGKGLSPGQTLIPSSAVTPPESPQSDSLGSTYSISGLLGIPHPSAEGKRSHDDSDQDSCRHSVDSQGSGGVPRKQMRLDHFSAASQHLDCGFDRHHYPPDSFGSASGSKAEQTLYPLSLLNGSLDEAKTSLSASSSTIGRNLAHQGYTMVTEPLQSLPLCLKQEMSPEVTSTSPSPNMAASNLAFLELQALQKPVSLSGSSCSSNHFPNAFNSFSHHAPVYGQFSSQSVISGRDMVSSTLPGYPPHIPSPAQTGYSSSAITGMVAAGADYTGQSYTHSPYTSYSEAWRFTNSSILGSPYYYSSASRTAPPPSSAYDHL; encoded by the exons ATGCTCAGGGATATGTCCAGCCACTCTGGAAGAG gTCATGGGGGTCTTAACCAACTAGGCGGAATGTTTGTTAATGGCCGACCACTTCCGGAGGTGATCCGGCAACGCATTGTGGACATGGCCCACCAGGGGGTTCGGCCCTGTGACATCTCCCGGCAGCTCAGAGTCAGCCATGGCTGCGTCAGCAAGATCCTGGGACG CTACTACGAGACAGGAAGCATCAAGCCTGGTGTGATTGGCGGCTCCAAGCCCAAGGTGGCCACCCCGAAAGTTGTGGACAAGATCGCCGATTACAAGAGGCAGAACCCCACCATGTTCGCCTGGGAGATCAGGGACCGGCTGCTGGCAGAGGGAGTGTGTGACGGCGACACGGTGCCCAGCGTGAGCTCCATTAACAG aaTAATACGAACTAAAGTCCAACAGCCGTTCAACCTGCCTCTCGATGGAAAAGGCCTGAGTCCCGGACAAACCTTAA TCCCCAGTTCAGCGGTCACCCCTCCCGAATCTCCTCAGTCCGACTCCCTGGGCTCCACCTACTCCATCAGCGGCCTGCTGGGTATCCCTCATCCCAGCGCCGAGGGCAAGAGGAGCCACGATGACA GTGACCAGGACAGCTGCCGGCACAGCGTGGACTCTCAGGGCAGTGGCGGCGTCCCGAGGAAACAGATGAGGCTGGATCACTTCTCAGCCGCCTCGCAACATCTGGACTGCGGGTTCGATCGTCACCACTACCCGCCGGACTCATTCGGCTCGGCCTCCGGCAGCAAGGCAGAGCAG ACTTTGTACCCGCTGTCCCTGCTCAACGGCAGCCTCGACGAGGCCAAGACCAGCCTCTCGGCATCCAGCTCCACCATTGGACGGAATCTGGCGCATCAGGGCTACACCATGGTGACCG AGCCCCTTCAGTCCCTGCCGCTCTGTCTAAAACAGGAAATGTCCCCAGAGGTGACCAGCACGAGCCCATCGccaaacatggcggcctccaacCTGGCGTTCCTGGAGCTGCAGGCGCTGCAGAAACCTGTTTCTCtcagcggcagcagctgcagctccaacCATTTCCCCAATGCATTCAACTCAttctcccatcatgcaccagTGTACGGGCAGTTCAGCAGCCAGTCTGTCATCTCAG gacgTGACATGGTGAGCTCCACGCTGCCAGGTTACCCACCTCACATCCCGTCCCCTGCACAGACAGGATACTCCTCCTCTGCCATCACAGGCATGGTCGCAG CAGGTGCAGACTACACCGGTCAGTCCTACACCCATTCCCCCTACACCTCGTACAGTGAGGCCTGGAGGTTCACTAACTCCAGCATACTGG GTTCCCCCTATTACTACAGCTCAGCCTCCCGCACAGCCCCACCACCTTCATCCGCCTACGACCACCTCTAG